The following proteins are co-located in the Triplophysa dalaica isolate WHDGS20190420 chromosome 2, ASM1584641v1, whole genome shotgun sequence genome:
- the LOC130438914 gene encoding adhesion G protein-coupled receptor E3-like codes for MNIIFSLTLLMLLISSNLLIQRSLQASTWQCPVKNNSCTNVSIYFNCNRSNLMYCSVESCDQRSVGCSCTLGSYNETGYSAPDLCTCEAKNQSCYCLNDLKTQDIQSVPITSVMEIVGLISNMTTQIPPEIATDYLKVLDQVQIRVSGMSSNISHKDLAAYGDTLLNVYDEMVSVLVVSTNETTYKNVSLNNTEVRVLTVGKDASLGMIPSIKTENASMDIDIYNISRKIPSNSAAVTFLSFTSMDKILKPEFFNSSNSMNKTMMSTVISATLYNSTANKLTEAVNFTEPVNFTFKHINLQDSGTLFCVYWNITEWIVDGCSVLHKNSSYTVCSCVHLSTFALILQTGGSSSSSLSSSDEHLMEMLNLVAVSVGLVFNSLALLTFAFCRWKPGVNNVARINLCISLLSAHLLFLLTQRFLKLIKADQRLCNVLSGFLHFLFLSCFVWMFIEAVLLYVCVKNLSQISSKQRAVLSSRFLIVIGYVIALVIVGVSVGLYPEGYGSEKCWIKKENYFIWSFLGPVCVILVINTILFIRIIHSLNSTLRKLNAEVSRMKQTKIMVFKTLAQFVVLGCPWILGFFTEDNMMIEIFFLILNSQQGTFIFLIYCLLNNEVRQQYVKWMSALFPGLKSKTNKDAPKKRCGPD; via the exons TCCTGTGACCAGCGGAGCGTGGGCTGCTCCTGTACGTTGGGTTCCTATAACGAGACGGGCTACAGTGCCCCGGATCTCTGCACATGTGAAGCCAAGAATCAGTCCTGTTACTGCCTGAACG ATCTAAAGACTCAAGACATCCAGAGC GTCCCCATAACCAGCGTGATGGAAATCGTTGGCCTGATCTCAAACATGACGACTCAGATACCTCCCGAA ATAGCGACGGACTATCTGAAGGTGCTCGATCAGGTCCAGATAAGGGTTTCAGGCATGTCCAGCAATATAAGCCACAAAGATCTGGCGGCATATGGAGACACTTTATTGAACGTCTATGATGAAATGGTGTCTGTACTGGTGGTGTCAACAAACGAGACCACTTACAAGAACGTCAGTCTCAACAATACAg AAGTCAGAGTTCTTACGGTCGGGAAAGACGCATCTTTAGGAATGATCCCTTCCATCAAAACAGAAAATGCTAGCATGGATAttgatatttacaatatttcaagGAAAATCCCTTCAA ATTCAGCCGCTGTGACTTTTCTGAGCTTCACCTCGATGGACAAAATACTGAAACCAGAATTCTTCAACTCGTCAAATTCCATGAATAAAACCATGATGTCCACTGTCATCTCAGCTACTCTTTATAACAGCACAGCAAACAAGCTCACTGAAGCAGTCAATTTCACCGAACCAGTCAACTTCACCTTCAAACACATCAAT TTACAAGACAGCGGTACACTTTTCTGTGTGTACTGGAACATCACTGAGTGGATTGTAGATGGTTgttctgttttacacaaaaacagcagctacactgtgtgttcatgtgttcatctgtCAACATTCGCTCTCATCTTGCAAACCGGCGGcagttcatcatcatcattatcatcatcg GATGAACATCTGATGGAAATGTTGAATTTAGTGGCTGTCTCGGTGGGTCTGGTGTTTAATAGTTTGGCTCTGTTGACTTTTGCTTTCTGTCGATGGAAACCTGGAGTGAACAATGTGGCTCGAATCAACCTCTGCATCAGTCTGCTGTCGGCTCATCTTCTGTTCTTACTCACACAACGCTTCCTCAAACTCATCAAAGCTGACCAG agGTTGTGTAATGTGCTGTCAGGATTTCTgcactttctctttctctcctgctTTGTGTGGATGTTCATTGAAGCTGTGCTGCTCTACGTCTGTGTGAAGAACCTATCACAGATCAGCTCCAAACAGAGGGCGGTGCTTAGCAGCAGATTCTTGATTGTGATTGGATATGTGATTGCTCTGGTTATAGTGGGCGTGTCTGTGGGATTGTATCCTGAAGGCTACGGCAGTGAGAA ATGCTGGATTAAAAAGGAGAACTACTTCATCTGGAGTTTTCTGGGACCCGTTTGCGTTATTCTTGTG ATAAACACGATTCTCTTCATCAGAATCATCCACAGTCTTAACTCAACTCTCAGAAAACTGAACGCTGAAGTTTCACGGATGAAACAAACCAA gaTTATGGTTTTTAAAACACTGGCTCAGTTTGTGGTTCTTGGTTGTCCCTGGATTCTGGGTTTCTTCACTGAAGACAATATGATGATAGAGATTTTCTTCCTGATTCTGAACTCACAGCAAGGAACCTTCATCTTCCTGATCTACTGTCTCCTCAATAATGAG GTCAGACAGCAGTATGTGAAGTGGATGAGCGCTCTCTTCCCCGGACTcaaatccaaaacaaacaaagacgcCCCCAAAAAACGCTGTGGACCAGATTGA